The proteins below come from a single Thermotoga sp. KOL6 genomic window:
- a CDS encoding sensor histidine kinase encodes MKLEELRKIEGIEIVKNEKAVPNGTTSVRVAKTLLLAHNHVAERVAKLYKRTVVYETLLSLFKTSCTLSKEDFLKRALSRIKLLLNAEEVYLFDSGKSYSASGKKLSLDEVKKEHQSCSVRELKNKLHLVVVRREKLDEEDDLLCRKFLELVAILSERFWNLKEDVQRLRKRQDDLTRLVEIQKEHIKRMRIIYYVSQAMRSVYDLKNLYRVILLSLVSERGFNFDRAILLKKEDSTNSLVVVSAIGGDSLQEHEELKQYLRRRNLRYTDLVQFLREESLTFSFETNFNEKVNGKRFYFQEHPIFERVVMRKAIVRISKEVLKRIRHEVSDVLDILENNEFVVFPLVGRWDTLGAVIVDNKFTQKTITDLDLDVLKLFSESAGLALENAISYGNLKEKTLALQRQNELVEKLRNFSESILENLETAVITVDKEGRITEWNRKATLLFGFGKESVIGKKLKDLPGFEEIGAIAESVLEENEPLFLNFYKFEDKFFNMRFSPLKDTKTHLLDGVIISIDDVTELYKFEEERKRKERLSILGEMAARVAHEIRNPITIIGGFIKRMRKHIDDPDTLKKYIDIVTNELVRLEGIVKEVLEYSKEEQILEFTEFNLNELVKEVYILFEEKLKEMNIDFCFETDNENLIVQADRSRIKQVLINLVQNAMEATGENGKIRIKSEDMYEKVRVQVWNSGPSIPEELKEKIFSPFFTTKTQGTGLGLPICRKIIEDEHGGKIWVENVENGVLFIFEVPKRPRKGVKE; translated from the coding sequence ATGAAGTTGGAAGAATTGAGGAAAATAGAAGGAATAGAAATTGTGAAAAATGAAAAAGCTGTCCCCAACGGAACAACTTCTGTAAGAGTCGCAAAGACCCTACTACTAGCCCATAATCATGTTGCTGAGAGAGTCGCAAAACTGTATAAAAGAACAGTAGTGTACGAAACGTTACTCTCTCTCTTCAAAACTTCCTGTACTCTTTCGAAAGAAGACTTTCTCAAACGTGCTCTTTCAAGGATAAAACTACTTCTCAACGCTGAAGAGGTATATCTTTTCGACTCCGGAAAATCATACTCCGCTTCAGGTAAAAAGCTTTCCCTTGATGAAGTGAAAAAAGAACATCAGAGTTGTTCTGTGAGAGAGCTGAAAAACAAACTGCATCTCGTTGTAGTAAGAAGAGAGAAATTGGATGAGGAAGATGATCTTCTTTGTAGAAAATTCTTGGAATTAGTCGCAATTTTGAGTGAAAGATTTTGGAATCTCAAAGAAGATGTCCAAAGGCTGAGAAAAAGGCAAGACGATCTAACACGATTGGTAGAAATCCAGAAAGAACATATAAAAAGGATGAGGATAATCTATTACGTCAGTCAAGCTATGAGATCAGTTTACGATTTGAAGAACCTATATCGCGTAATTCTACTGAGCCTTGTCTCTGAAAGAGGTTTCAATTTCGATCGCGCCATTCTTTTGAAAAAGGAGGATAGTACAAATTCTCTTGTAGTCGTCTCGGCGATAGGGGGAGACTCCTTACAAGAACACGAAGAGCTAAAACAGTATCTTAGAAGGAGAAACCTTCGATACACGGATCTCGTTCAATTTTTGAGGGAGGAATCTCTCACTTTTTCCTTTGAAACAAACTTCAACGAGAAAGTAAATGGGAAAAGATTTTACTTTCAAGAACATCCCATTTTTGAAAGGGTTGTCATGAGGAAAGCGATTGTCAGGATATCTAAAGAAGTTCTCAAAAGAATAAGACACGAGGTAAGCGACGTACTCGATATCTTGGAAAACAACGAGTTCGTCGTATTTCCACTTGTAGGGCGTTGGGATACGTTGGGAGCTGTTATAGTGGACAATAAATTCACTCAAAAAACCATAACTGATCTGGATCTCGACGTTCTGAAACTCTTTTCTGAAAGTGCAGGTCTTGCTCTGGAAAACGCTATAAGCTACGGGAATTTAAAAGAAAAAACACTTGCTCTTCAGCGACAAAACGAACTTGTAGAGAAACTGAGGAATTTTAGTGAAAGCATTTTAGAGAACCTAGAAACGGCTGTCATTACTGTGGATAAAGAAGGTCGCATAACGGAGTGGAATAGAAAAGCAACTTTGCTCTTTGGATTTGGAAAGGAAAGTGTCATTGGTAAAAAACTGAAAGATCTGCCTGGTTTCGAAGAAATCGGTGCCATTGCCGAAAGCGTTCTGGAAGAAAATGAACCCCTGTTTCTCAACTTTTACAAATTTGAAGACAAATTTTTCAATATGAGATTTTCCCCTTTAAAGGATACAAAAACACATTTACTTGACGGTGTTATCATTTCGATAGACGATGTAACGGAATTGTACAAATTTGAAGAAGAACGAAAGAGAAAAGAAAGACTCTCCATACTTGGAGAAATGGCTGCCCGCGTTGCACATGAGATAAGGAATCCCATAACCATAATAGGTGGATTCATAAAGCGAATGAGAAAACATATCGATGATCCCGACACCTTAAAGAAGTACATAGACATCGTTACGAACGAATTGGTTAGACTTGAGGGAATCGTGAAAGAGGTTTTAGAGTACAGTAAAGAAGAACAGATCTTAGAATTCACTGAATTCAATCTGAACGAATTAGTAAAAGAGGTATACATATTGTTTGAGGAAAAACTTAAAGAGATGAACATCGACTTTTGTTTCGAAACTGATAACGAAAATTTGATAGTCCAAGCTGATAGATCCAGAATAAAGCAGGTATTGATAAATCTTGTTCAGAACGCAATGGAAGCAACTGGGGAAAATGGTAAGATAAGAATAAAGTCGGAGGACATGTACGAGAAAGTCAGAGTGCAGGTATGGAACTCGGGACCTTCTATACCGGAGGAACTGAAAGAGAAGATCTTTTCACCATTCTTCACAACAAAGACCCAAGGAACGGGATTGGGGCTCCCTATATGCAGAAAGATTATTGAAGATGAACACGGGGGAAAGATATGGGTGGAAAATGTAGAAAATGGTGTTCTTTTTATCTTTGAAGTACCAAAAAGGCCCAGAAAAGGGGTGAAAGAATGA
- the ileS gene encoding isoleucine--tRNA ligase: MDYKNTLNLPKTSFPMRANLVSKEETFLKKWEEMDIYNYVLKQREGKPLFVLHDGPPYANGHIHIGTALNKILKDIVVKYKTMRGYRAPYIPGWDTHGLPIEHRVSQELGEKAKEMTPAEIRKKCEEFALKFVDIQREEFKRLGVRGEWDNPYITLKPDYEVKILDVFKSLVEQGNVYRSLKPIYWCPRCRTALAEAEIEYHDHKSPSIYVKFRSKEDPNFYIVIWTTTPWTLPANVGVALHPDYEYSVVKVGNEKWVIATELLESFSKETGIDCSEVVQRIKGKDLEGKEFQHPIFEEKTSRVILADYVSLETGTGCVHIAPGHGEEDYVYGHKKYGLPVVSPVDEEGRFTEEAGKYKGMFIEDANEVIIRDLKEKGILVHASSITHSYPHCWRCKGPVIFRATEQWFISVDHNNLRQRVLEEIDKVKWVPEWGRNRIRSMVEERPDWCISRQRVWGTPIPAVRCKSCGEVILDPKVIEHFMRIVEKEGTNAWFEKNVEELIPQGFKCPKCGNKSFEKMLDTLDVWIDSGASFEYITTREDHPFPLDMYLEGSDQHRGWFHSSIFLAVAKRGAAPYKEVLTHGFIKDELGRKMSKSLGNVVDPMEVVKKYGAEILRLWLASSDYFNDIKISMRIVEQQTEVYKKIRNTFRFLLGNLEDFDPERDKVSFEKLLVIDKWALGRLQDVIKRATEYYDAYEFSKVYNLVVKYCTTELSSLYLDIVKDRLYVEARDSIYRRSAQTVMHEILIALMKILTPIMTFTMEEVYSHLHEKDRKYETVQAEYWPEYREELIDQKILRDFEKLFSIREDVLKALEEKRQEDIIGHSLDAEVFLTPKNESVRSLLEEYKDILEEFFIVSKVTLVETPGEMKGDLVEVTVKHAEGEKCQRCWKYTTDISQSEEFPGVCPRCLAVLKGERK, from the coding sequence TTGGATTACAAGAACACGTTGAACCTACCGAAAACCAGTTTTCCAATGAGGGCGAATTTGGTAAGCAAAGAAGAAACGTTCTTGAAAAAATGGGAAGAGATGGACATTTACAACTACGTTCTCAAACAGAGAGAGGGAAAGCCTCTCTTTGTTCTCCATGATGGACCTCCTTACGCAAATGGTCATATCCACATTGGAACCGCTCTAAATAAAATTCTAAAAGACATAGTAGTCAAATACAAGACGATGAGAGGCTATAGGGCACCATACATCCCTGGGTGGGATACTCATGGTTTGCCCATAGAACACAGGGTCTCCCAGGAACTCGGCGAGAAAGCAAAAGAAATGACCCCTGCAGAGATAAGAAAAAAATGCGAAGAATTTGCTTTAAAATTTGTTGACATACAACGAGAAGAATTCAAGAGACTCGGTGTGCGTGGTGAATGGGATAACCCATACATAACTTTGAAACCAGATTACGAAGTGAAGATACTCGATGTTTTTAAGTCTCTTGTGGAACAGGGGAACGTGTATAGATCTCTCAAGCCTATCTATTGGTGTCCAAGATGCAGAACCGCTCTTGCAGAGGCGGAGATCGAATATCACGACCACAAATCTCCTTCTATATACGTAAAATTCAGGTCAAAAGAAGATCCTAACTTTTATATAGTGATATGGACTACCACTCCATGGACACTGCCGGCAAATGTTGGTGTAGCTCTCCATCCGGATTACGAGTACTCAGTGGTGAAAGTGGGAAACGAAAAGTGGGTGATCGCAACTGAACTCCTTGAATCTTTTTCAAAGGAAACAGGGATCGATTGTTCTGAAGTCGTTCAAAGAATAAAGGGTAAAGATTTAGAGGGAAAAGAATTTCAGCATCCCATCTTTGAAGAAAAAACATCACGGGTCATACTGGCGGATTATGTGTCATTGGAAACCGGAACAGGATGTGTCCATATCGCTCCAGGCCACGGTGAAGAAGACTACGTGTATGGTCATAAGAAGTATGGATTACCCGTTGTGTCTCCAGTGGACGAAGAAGGGCGTTTTACCGAGGAAGCAGGAAAGTACAAAGGTATGTTCATAGAAGATGCCAACGAGGTCATCATAAGAGATTTGAAAGAGAAAGGTATTCTTGTTCATGCTTCATCGATTACTCATTCATATCCACACTGTTGGAGATGCAAAGGTCCAGTTATTTTCCGAGCGACTGAGCAATGGTTCATTTCTGTGGATCACAACAATCTTCGTCAAAGAGTACTCGAAGAGATAGATAAAGTCAAGTGGGTTCCAGAGTGGGGTCGAAATAGGATCAGATCCATGGTAGAAGAAAGGCCGGATTGGTGTATTTCAAGGCAACGCGTTTGGGGTACACCCATTCCAGCTGTGCGCTGTAAAAGTTGCGGAGAAGTGATCCTTGATCCGAAAGTGATAGAACACTTCATGAGAATTGTCGAAAAAGAAGGCACCAATGCATGGTTTGAGAAAAACGTAGAAGAGTTGATTCCACAGGGTTTCAAATGCCCAAAATGTGGAAACAAATCCTTCGAGAAAATGCTCGATACGTTGGATGTATGGATCGATTCGGGAGCTTCTTTTGAATATATCACCACGAGAGAGGATCATCCATTTCCGCTTGACATGTATCTTGAAGGAAGCGATCAACATCGCGGATGGTTTCATTCTTCCATATTCCTCGCTGTTGCAAAGAGAGGAGCAGCACCGTATAAAGAAGTTTTGACACACGGTTTCATAAAAGACGAACTGGGAAGAAAGATGAGCAAATCTCTCGGGAACGTTGTCGATCCCATGGAAGTAGTGAAAAAATACGGTGCCGAGATTTTGAGACTTTGGCTTGCAAGCAGTGATTATTTCAACGATATAAAGATATCCATGAGAATCGTTGAACAACAAACGGAGGTTTACAAAAAGATAAGGAACACATTCCGATTTCTTCTTGGGAACTTGGAAGATTTCGATCCAGAAAGGGACAAAGTGTCTTTTGAAAAACTACTAGTTATTGACAAATGGGCTCTTGGGAGACTTCAGGATGTCATAAAACGTGCTACCGAATATTACGATGCTTACGAATTTTCAAAGGTCTACAATCTTGTGGTGAAGTACTGTACAACCGAGCTCAGTTCGCTTTATCTCGACATTGTGAAAGATAGACTCTACGTAGAAGCAAGAGATTCCATTTACAGAAGATCAGCCCAAACAGTGATGCACGAGATACTGATCGCTCTGATGAAGATTCTCACACCTATCATGACTTTTACTATGGAAGAAGTGTATTCTCACCTCCATGAAAAAGACAGAAAATACGAAACCGTACAGGCGGAATATTGGCCCGAATACAGAGAAGAACTTATAGACCAGAAGATATTAAGGGATTTCGAAAAGCTCTTTTCCATAAGAGAAGACGTTTTGAAAGCTCTAGAGGAAAAGAGACAAGAGGATATAATAGGTCATTCCCTCGACGCTGAAGTTTTTCTCACTCCGAAAAATGAATCCGTGAGATCGCTTCTTGAGGAATACAAAGATATTCTTGAAGAGTTTTTCATCGTCTCAAAAGTAACTCTGGTGGAAACACCTGGAGAGATGAAAGGAGATCTGGTAGAGGTTACGGTAAAACATGCAGAAGGGGAAAAATGTCAGAGATGCTGGAAATACACAACAGACATTTCTCAATCAGAAGAATTTCCCGGAGTGTGTCCACGGTGCCTTGCGGTTTTAAAAGGCGAAAGGAAGTGA
- a CDS encoding CBS domain-containing protein: MSVSIIDKLQTIFQDVKVSEFMNPDVIYVNPDKTLLHVKEIMRIKRISGVPVVDDEKRVIGIVSLEDIIKALEGSYIKDKVGNRMTKSVVCLKEEDTLQNAVKTFERYGYGRFPVVNEEGKLVGIVTKHDIIYFLLAKLGIMYLHDKRMEEVLEKGTSLVTGEVLEKGKADFVFHIDYFDVNMVGVGASKLKKFLLSQGVEEELARKVAIATYEAEANVVIHSESDGYIYCFIDDEKITVRVEDRGKGIENLELAMKEGYSTAPDHIRELGFGAGMGLPNMRRYSDKMVIISEVGKGVIVEMVFFRRDRCENRGDSGEIEP; this comes from the coding sequence ATGAGCGTTTCCATCATAGATAAGCTTCAAACGATTTTTCAGGATGTCAAAGTTTCGGAATTTATGAATCCCGACGTGATATATGTGAATCCAGATAAAACGCTACTCCATGTAAAGGAAATAATGCGTATTAAAAGAATATCGGGAGTTCCAGTTGTAGACGATGAGAAGAGGGTTATAGGAATTGTCAGTTTAGAAGACATAATAAAAGCTTTGGAGGGAAGTTATATAAAGGATAAAGTAGGGAACCGTATGACGAAAAGCGTGGTGTGTTTGAAAGAGGAAGACACGCTTCAGAACGCTGTGAAAACTTTCGAGCGGTATGGATACGGCAGGTTTCCGGTGGTGAACGAAGAAGGAAAGTTGGTGGGAATCGTCACCAAGCACGATATAATTTACTTTTTGCTTGCAAAGCTTGGCATCATGTATCTTCACGACAAGAGGATGGAAGAGGTTCTCGAAAAAGGAACTTCTCTTGTAACTGGTGAAGTTTTGGAGAAGGGAAAGGCGGATTTTGTTTTTCATATAGACTATTTCGATGTGAACATGGTGGGAGTGGGAGCTTCGAAGTTGAAAAAATTCCTGTTGAGCCAGGGGGTAGAAGAAGAGCTAGCAAGAAAAGTAGCCATTGCCACCTATGAAGCGGAGGCAAACGTGGTTATTCACAGTGAATCGGATGGGTATATATACTGTTTCATAGATGATGAAAAGATAACGGTGAGAGTCGAAGATAGAGGAAAGGGTATAGAAAACCTCGAGCTTGCCATGAAAGAAGGGTATTCGACGGCACCAGATCACATAAGGGAGCTTGGTTTTGGGGCGGGAATGGGGCTTCCAAATATGAGGAGATACTCTGACAAGATGGTCATCATTTCCGAAGTAGGGAAGGGTGTAATAGTTGAGATGGTTTTTTTCAGGAGGGATAGATGTGAAAATAGGGGAGATAGTGGAGAAATTGAACCTTGA
- a CDS encoding SoxR reducing system RseC family protein encodes MIERMIVKEIKDGKVVVSKNRTSACGSCPAKSICLSGEEIKLEIEWNNSEELRPGDVVMVDIPEYDPMKISTIVYFLPLVIFAGIVILGYTLNWKDWVTFLSALGGVFVYYYLLRFRSKSKKSPKIVSKIT; translated from the coding sequence ATGATCGAAAGGATGATTGTGAAGGAAATAAAAGACGGTAAAGTTGTTGTTTCCAAAAACAGAACGAGTGCATGTGGAAGCTGTCCAGCGAAAAGCATCTGTCTTTCCGGGGAAGAGATAAAGTTAGAGATAGAGTGGAACAATAGTGAAGAATTGAGACCAGGCGATGTCGTGATGGTGGACATTCCAGAGTACGATCCTATGAAAATATCAACGATAGTGTACTTTCTTCCCCTCGTGATTTTTGCAGGTATCGTGATACTCGGATACACACTGAATTGGAAAGATTGGGTGACATTTTTGAGCGCTCTGGGAGGAGTGTTTGTATATTACTACCTCTTGCGTTTCAGGAGCAAATCCAAGAAATCCCCAAAGATAGTGAGCAAAATAACTTAG
- a CDS encoding RtcB family protein → MNVVRVDKYVWKIPKEGKMKVDAFVFTDSESVNDPQFREAMKQLVNVATLPGIVKYALAMPDIHWGYGFPIGGVAAFDVKEGIISPGGVGFDINCGVRLMITDLRYEDVRDKMRKLVETIYEFVPAGVGSTGDIVLGKKSLRKVLVEGAVWAVKAGYGLDEDLEKIEDYGRIQPADPNYVSEEAFERGGDELGTLGAGNHFIEVQMVEEVYDEELARSFGLEVGSVTVMIHSGSRGFGHQVATDYIRLMRDKLKEHNKDLPDKQLINAPFEHPLGQAYYSAMNCAANYAFANREIIGHLVRKAFWKVFGRETNLSLIYDVAHNIAKLEEYEIDGKRMKLVVHRKGATRSLGPGNEKIPEAYREIGQPVIIPGDMGTASYLLVGTRKAEEKTFGSTAHGAGRMLGRSAALKRWSYREVLSALEGKNIVVMSKSKKTLVEEAPEAYKDVDRVVHIVHELGISRKVARMVPVGVVKG, encoded by the coding sequence ATGAATGTGGTAAGAGTGGACAAATATGTATGGAAAATTCCAAAAGAAGGGAAAATGAAGGTAGATGCCTTTGTCTTTACTGATTCTGAGAGCGTGAACGATCCTCAATTTAGAGAAGCCATGAAACAACTTGTGAATGTTGCTACCTTGCCGGGGATAGTGAAATACGCTCTTGCCATGCCCGATATACATTGGGGTTACGGATTTCCCATAGGCGGTGTTGCTGCTTTCGATGTTAAAGAAGGCATCATATCACCAGGTGGGGTTGGTTTCGATATAAACTGTGGAGTTCGTTTAATGATAACGGATCTCAGATATGAAGATGTAAGAGATAAAATGCGAAAACTCGTTGAGACTATCTACGAGTTTGTACCTGCCGGTGTAGGATCAACGGGAGACATAGTTCTCGGGAAAAAAAGTCTCAGGAAAGTATTGGTGGAAGGAGCTGTGTGGGCTGTAAAGGCAGGGTACGGACTCGATGAAGATCTGGAAAAGATAGAGGATTATGGCAGGATACAGCCAGCTGACCCGAATTACGTGTCCGAAGAAGCCTTTGAAAGAGGTGGCGATGAACTTGGAACCCTCGGTGCCGGTAACCATTTCATAGAAGTTCAGATGGTTGAAGAGGTTTATGACGAAGAGCTAGCACGATCTTTCGGGTTGGAAGTTGGAAGTGTAACTGTAATGATTCACTCTGGAAGTAGAGGATTCGGTCATCAAGTGGCGACGGACTACATAAGACTCATGAGAGATAAGTTGAAAGAACACAACAAAGATCTTCCAGATAAACAGTTGATAAACGCCCCTTTTGAGCATCCGTTGGGTCAGGCTTACTATTCGGCTATGAACTGTGCTGCAAATTACGCCTTCGCGAACAGGGAAATTATCGGACATCTTGTGAGAAAAGCATTTTGGAAGGTGTTCGGCAGGGAAACGAATCTCTCTCTCATTTATGATGTTGCCCACAACATAGCTAAACTAGAGGAATACGAGATTGATGGGAAAAGAATGAAACTGGTCGTTCACAGGAAAGGTGCTACCCGTTCTTTGGGTCCGGGAAACGAAAAAATTCCTGAAGCTTACAGAGAGATTGGACAACCAGTGATCATTCCGGGTGATATGGGAACCGCGTCTTATCTTTTGGTCGGAACCAGAAAAGCCGAAGAGAAGACGTTCGGCTCCACCGCTCATGGAGCGGGAAGAATGCTTGGGAGATCTGCTGCCTTGAAGAGATGGAGTTACAGGGAAGTCTTGAGCGCGCTTGAAGGAAAGAACATTGTTGTAATGAGCAAAAGCAAGAAAACGCTTGTCGAAGAGGCGCCGGAAGCCTATAAAGATGTTGATAGAGTGGTTCACATAGTTCATGAGCTTGGAATATCGAGAAAGGTTGCTCGAATGGTGCCGGTCGGTGTGGTGAAAGGGTGA
- a CDS encoding response regulator, which translates to MKKILIVDDEPNMRELLKEELTEEGYTVETAEDGKEALEKFLSGDYDLVILDIEMPGMNGLEVAGEIRRRKKDAKIIILTAYSHYKSDLSSWAADEYVVKSFNFDELKEKVKKLLS; encoded by the coding sequence ATGAAGAAGATATTGATAGTGGACGATGAACCCAACATGAGAGAACTTCTGAAGGAAGAACTTACCGAGGAAGGATACACTGTGGAAACTGCTGAAGATGGAAAAGAAGCTTTGGAAAAGTTCCTCTCCGGTGATTACGACTTGGTGATTCTCGACATAGAAATGCCTGGAATGAACGGCTTGGAGGTGGCAGGAGAAATCAGAAGGAGGAAAAAAGATGCCAAGATAATCATACTTACTGCTTATTCGCACTACAAGTCGGACCTTTCTTCCTGGGCCGCTGATGAATACGTCGTGAAATCGTTCAATTTCGATGAGCTGAAAGAGAAAGTGAAAAAATTACTATCATGA
- a CDS encoding Mut7-C RNAse domain-containing protein encodes MRKLRFVVDGNLIPLARKMRVIGVDVAVFSTNSPHEMLLFCRKEQRILLTKSRTFAKFFKKYDQSFFLIEKEEGILGKVIEYFGIKPSHPRCPFCNVELSPVCHEEIKGRVPIYVLLSAEKFALCRKCGRVFWKGSHLKWLEEVVKDEVGRIEENRRNRNCEK; translated from the coding sequence ATGAGAAAATTACGATTTGTCGTCGATGGAAATCTAATACCACTTGCAAGAAAAATGAGAGTAATCGGAGTAGACGTAGCAGTCTTCTCGACAAATTCCCCACACGAAATGCTTCTGTTTTGCAGAAAGGAGCAGAGGATACTTCTCACGAAAAGTAGAACTTTTGCGAAGTTCTTCAAAAAGTACGATCAAAGCTTTTTTCTCATCGAAAAAGAAGAAGGGATCTTGGGGAAAGTAATAGAATACTTTGGCATAAAACCCTCTCACCCAAGGTGTCCTTTCTGTAACGTGGAACTCTCTCCTGTTTGTCATGAAGAGATTAAAGGCAGGGTTCCAATTTATGTGCTTCTGAGTGCAGAAAAATTTGCCCTCTGTAGAAAATGTGGAAGGGTATTTTGGAAAGGTTCTCATTTAAAATGGCTTGAGGAAGTGGTGAAAGATGAAGTTGGAAGAATTGAGGAAAATAGAAGGAATAGAAATTGTGAAAAATGA
- a CDS encoding type IV pilus twitching motility protein PilT, with product MDGMSVSLLKIITEAYGMRATDVHISVGCPPYYRIDGKLVPQEKYNRFMKEDIMNGLKELFSKIGHPLPQNQKEIDFSFSVGEAIRVRGNLYYERKNPALAFRLIPKKIRTFQELGLPEILKTFVERKYGLILVAGPTGSGKSTTLAAMIDHINENFPHHIITIEDPIEYVFTNKKSVIHQRELGSDTDSFYNGLKYALRQDPDVILVGEMRDLETMALALTAAETGHLVLATVHTNSAASAPERIIDVFPAHQQRQVALQLANTLIAVIYQRLVPKANGIGFTPILEIMVGTPAVRNLIRENKIHQLESVIQSGAKHGMILFDDALVKAALKGDISKEDAIQFARNQEEVARRLGVRVS from the coding sequence GTGGATGGAATGAGCGTTTCGCTCTTGAAGATCATTACTGAAGCTTATGGAATGAGGGCAACCGACGTGCACATCTCGGTTGGTTGTCCACCTTATTACCGTATAGATGGTAAACTAGTTCCGCAGGAGAAATACAACAGATTCATGAAAGAAGATATTATGAACGGTCTTAAGGAATTGTTCTCAAAGATAGGACATCCACTCCCTCAGAATCAAAAAGAAATAGATTTCTCCTTCTCAGTTGGAGAAGCCATAAGAGTCAGGGGAAATCTCTATTATGAAAGAAAAAATCCTGCTCTCGCCTTCAGGTTGATCCCGAAGAAGATCAGAACTTTTCAGGAATTGGGTCTTCCTGAGATTTTGAAAACTTTCGTTGAAAGAAAGTACGGTCTCATATTGGTCGCTGGGCCTACAGGTAGTGGTAAATCCACAACCCTCGCTGCTATGATAGATCACATCAACGAGAACTTCCCTCACCACATAATAACCATAGAAGATCCAATAGAATACGTCTTCACGAACAAAAAATCTGTGATACACCAAAGAGAACTTGGTTCTGACACAGATTCCTTTTACAACGGTTTGAAGTATGCTCTCAGGCAAGATCCAGACGTGATCCTTGTGGGTGAAATGAGAGATCTTGAAACGATGGCCTTGGCTTTGACAGCGGCTGAAACGGGACATTTAGTTCTCGCAACCGTCCACACAAACTCAGCAGCTTCCGCACCAGAAAGAATCATAGATGTCTTCCCTGCTCACCAACAACGGCAGGTAGCTCTGCAGCTTGCGAACACTCTGATAGCCGTTATATATCAAAGACTCGTACCGAAGGCGAACGGAATAGGATTCACACCTATCCTGGAGATAATGGTAGGGACACCAGCTGTTAGGAACTTGATAAGGGAAAACAAAATACATCAGTTGGAATCCGTGATTCAATCGGGAGCAAAACACGGTATGATTCTGTTCGATGATGCTCTTGTGAAAGCTGCATTGAAAGGAGATATTTCAAAAGAGGACGCGATTCAGTTTGCAAGAAATCAAGAGGAGGTGGCCAGGAGATTAGGAGTGAGAGTCTCATAA
- a CDS encoding DRTGG domain-containing protein codes for MTIEEIASVVNGEILTGDRNMNVERVVATDLMSDVLAFAEPGVLLITGLHSPQVVRTAIVVGIPAVLFVRKKDIPENIVEIAKDNNITLLSTDLSMFETCGRLFMRGLKPVRRG; via the coding sequence GTGACGATAGAGGAGATAGCTTCAGTGGTGAATGGAGAAATTCTCACAGGAGATAGGAACATGAACGTAGAGAGAGTTGTAGCAACTGATCTCATGAGTGACGTACTTGCCTTCGCCGAGCCAGGTGTGCTTTTGATAACAGGTCTTCATTCACCTCAAGTGGTGAGAACGGCTATAGTAGTAGGCATCCCAGCTGTTCTCTTTGTTCGTAAAAAGGATATCCCCGAGAACATCGTTGAAATCGCAAAAGATAACAACATTACTCTCTTGTCAACCGATCTTTCCATGTTCGAAACCTGTGGGAGACTTTTTATGAGAGGTTTAAAACCTGTCAGGAGAGGATAA